A genomic segment from Capra hircus breed San Clemente chromosome 7, ASM170441v1, whole genome shotgun sequence encodes:
- the LOC108636452 gene encoding uncharacterized protein LOC108636452, whose protein sequence is ERTYQYWPFSTSDLYNWKTQTPSFSEKPQGLIDLLESILFTHNPTWDDCQQLLQVLFTTEERERILSEARKNVPGVDGRPTIQPNLIEEGFPLVRPNWDFECAEGRERLQVYHQTLMAGLRAAARKPTNLAKINSVRQEPNESLAAFLERIMEAFRQYTPVDPQADESRAAVMLAFVNEAAPNIRKKLQKTERLNEQSLQDLVRAAERVFNHRETPEE, encoded by the coding sequence gagcggacatatcagtattggcccttttccactagtgatttgtataattggaaaacccagactccctccttctctgaaaaaccgcagggtcttattgatctgttagagtctatcctttttactcataatcccacttgggatgattgtcagcaactgttacaggtgcttttcactacagaAGAGCGAGAGcggatcctgtcagaagctcgaaagaatgtgccaggggtggatgggaggcccacaatacagcctaacctcattgaagaggggttccccttggtgcgacccaactgggacttcgaatgcgctgaaggtagggagcgtctccaGGTATACCATCAGACTCTTATGGCCGGCCTTAGAGCGGCCGCCAGAAAGCCgactaatttggccaaaataaattcagtgaggcaggaaCCAAATGAAAGCCtagcagccttccttgaaaggataatggaagcttttagacagtatacccctgtggacccacaggcagatgagtcacgagcggcagttatgttagcatttgtaaatgaAGCAGCCcccaatattagaaaaaaattacaaaagacagagaggttaaatgaacaatccttgcaagatctagtgagggcagccgagagagtttttaatcatagagaaaccccagaagag